TCGGCCGGTCGGACCACGCGCTAATTTTCACGTCTAATAAACGGTGCGCGCATCCACGGAGGGAAAAAGATTTCTCTGCGGGTTTATGGCTTCCGCTATCGTcgaaacgcggcggcggcggcggcggccgctgCGCGATACGAGTCGAGGCGaggcgagacgagacgagacggcgcgacgcgacgcgcgcctcCTTTCCGGCTTTATGACGATGCGAAATTCCTCTCCCCGGTCTCGccgtaaaactattttataggAGATGTAGACACCGGTTGTTTATTGCTCGCGCGACCTCTCCCGTGTACAAGGTCGAATTACAGCTAAAAGTCTGTGTTCTACAAGACGCGTTAATATACGAGACCTCCTAACTTCTCAACGTTCCGCCGACTTCCCCTCCATACTTTACCGTCCTGTTCGCCGGCGTCGCTCCGACCACGCGTCTACCGCGTTCGACGCGTCCCTCCGCCGTCGTGTTTCCTTGCGGGAACCGCGAGACTCTTACCTTGACGCTTTCGCGGTCCGCCGAGAAGACGAATCGCCGGCCTATCCGGCTGGAACAATCCGCCAGCCCTGACCGCTCTTCCTATGGATCAATGCTGCGAGCCTCCGAGACGGTGATGTATCGCCACGCGGAACGGGATCATTGCAATTGCATCGGGAGTAACGAACGAGAAGTCGGCCGAGGATACACGCTTTTATTCGCATTTTACGGTGCACAATGTATAAACGATTTGTTCGGTCTCAGTCTTATGTACAGAAACATGTACGCGGCGTACGCAAGCAACGGGAGTAACGGGGAACGGGTCGCGTTCAGGTACTCCTCGTTGCACGGGAGAAGACCCGTGGACGACGCAAGAGGTTACGTCGAGGGTTTGATCGGTCACGCGTAACCGTGTCCGcgaaattagtatcgaaaacgAGACGAGCAAAGCCGATCAACTGGATTCCTTCCAGAGGTCTCCTCCCACGCAACGAGGAGTAGGCGTTCCCCTGGAACTCGGGCGAAGGACGCAAGCAGGGAAGCTTAAAGAGAATCATTCCGCGcgcgaaacgaaagagaaacgcTTAAAAAACGAACAGCTGGAGATACCTGGAAAGCTTCGAGCAGCGGGGGACGAACGAACGGTCCTCCCGCTGGTAACGCGCGACTCGATCCGCGCGACGCGTATATTACAACAGTGCTTATCCTAGAGCGCGAGCCTGGAACACGCCCGGGCCCATCAGCGGCAGGTGTTGATCGTCTTCTTGACCAAGCAGCTCTTGCAGGTGACCTCGCAGCACCACCGGAACCTGCACTCGCAGTTGATCTTCTCCTTGACGATCCGGGTGTCGTATCCCCTGCCGCAGCAGAGCAGCTCGCAGCCGTCGACCCCCTGGCTGGTGGAGTTGCAGCGGCGACCCTGGGTGCCCAGGGAGCCCGTCTTCCTGTTCAGCTTGCAGAAGTCGGGCGAGTCCTCGCTGTAGATCAGATCGAACCGATCCGGCGGCTTGATGGTCGGCCCCTCGGTGATGAAGCTGTGCCCGTCGTTGCTCGGTATCACCTTCGCCGCGCCGTCGAACGACTCCTTCAGCCGGTTCCCGACGTCGCGGAACGGCGGCATCTTCCGCCAGCAGGTGCGAACCGTGCACGAGCCGGACAGCCCGTGACACTTGCACTCCGTCCTCATGAAGTCGCGCACCGCCTGAATCAAACAGTGAAATTCGTCGCGGAAACCGTGCCAGATCCGTGGAGCGACGCTCGCCGGTTCGACGAGCGGCACCGGGAGGGGTAACAAGGGTGCGGGTTGCATACCAGACGACCAGCGTCGTTGTTGTGCAGCTTGACCAGCGTCTTGATGTCGCTGCGCTTTCGGTATGGCGCGTCCATGAACTCCCGCGACTTTTTGAATCCGAACTTCACGTTGTCCCCGCAGCCGCCCCATTCCCAATCGCCCTCCGTTGGCAGGCTCTTCTCGAGGTCAGCGGTGGGGGCGAATTTCCCCAGGCGATTACCTGCACAAGGTTCAGAGACTCGCGAGATGGATCGAGCGTCCACGCGTTTCAGCCACCGATCGTCGGGACGCGAATCTCGGTCGTTCGAATCGTCAATATCTCCCGTGTCTCGCGTGACATTTTCCAAGCGTACACGCGACTCTATAGACCTCGTAGCAACTCCAACGATTGCTACTGTCGCCAGCAATCATACGAATCCCCAGCAACGGGAGCTAACAAAGAAGACTCACCTTTCGAAGTCATCTTGTCGCAGGAACACTCGACGAGGTGGCCCATGGTGCAAGCCCTGGTGACGGCGTAAGTAACGCCGGCCGCAGTGATGGCGTTCACGAAACCCGTCTCCCTCGTATCTGGAACGAAACGACGAATCCCGGTGAAAACCGCGCAATAGGTCAGCGTAGATCGCTTTCCGGCAAGGGAGAAACGTGTCCGCGGAGGAGAAACGCAGGACATTATCAAGGATCTCGAGATCACGAGCGCGCGTCCGAACGCGTCCGACGATTCGAGGCGGACTCGGTGATCGGGAGAGCGCGGCGAAGAGGAACGGGCAAGAGGGCGAGAGGGCCGCGACGTCGGGTTTCGGTGGCGTGTGTATTCGGTTTCACCTGTCACGTCTCCACTCCATCATTAGGCGGACAATGTGCCCCGGAGTTCCACCCCTTTTCAAAACGGCAGATTACCACCGCCTCCGTGCAGCGGCTCCCTGTGTCCCCTCCCTGTCTATCCGCGTCACCCATTGTCTCTCACCTGCCCGGGCATCCGGGTTTTGCAAATCCTCTCGGATCCTTTTTTTACTCCACTTCCGCGTGTCCAGGACCCTcctccctctccctttctccagATCCGCGCCGCGCCTCGAGAGGtttcctctctccctcccccgcccccgcgCCGCTGCCTCGCCCCCGGCAACCGATGTCCCCGTGGTTCCGATCGAAGCTCGCGTCGCTCGACTCGCGACAGATAGAATCTCGCGGGTCCGGATTAACTTATAATCGTAACGCGGAATGCGGGGCCAATTACCGGGTTTCGTTGCGCATGGAAACGGCGGAAGGGCGCGGTGTATCGCGAGCAGATCTGCTCGAGGGAGCGATCGAATCGGCCGGCTCCGCCGCTTCCGCGCGGCGGTATCGCGACGCGAGGCAATTATCCGTTTCGAATACGCTTCGGCGACGACCGGCCGGGAATACTAATGTCGCGGATCAAAGCCCGCGCGAGGGTGTCCCGGCCGACGTCGCGGGGAAAACGTTCGACGGGGGCAAGGAGGTTCTTGTCGACGGAAGAAACTCTTGGAAGAGAATTTGCACGAACGTCGTTCGATTTCCTGCAGTGTCGTTCAGTTGGATAAAATCTGAGTTGAAATTCTAGCGGCTAATGCTGTTCGCTCGTTTCCGATCGAGGCGCAAAAACCAATCGTCCGCGAGAGTTCCCGTGATCCGTCGCGTTCGTCACTCGAATCCGCGATGTCCGTACAGGTGTGTAGGGCCTTGGCGAAAACGGTTGATCCGTGGTAACGCTGAAACCGTGCAATCCCGTGCACTCCGCGAGCAGAGCGCGCGAAACGCGAGGGAAGCGAGTCGCGGGGCGGCGCGGTCTCGCGCGAGCCAGAGAATGGGTTATACGTACGCGTTAAGCCTGGTTCTTCGGTGGTTCCCATGGATTCCAGGCGGGTATCTGCTGCGCGGATCGACGCACGGCCGGACGGACGGACGTACGAACGGACAGACGGAACGAGAAGACGCGAGCGGAGAGAGAAGCAGCCTGCCACCGCCCGCGTATCTCCCGATGCATCGCCTCACCTTTCAGTGCGTATTTAAACGATACGATAGTTTTATACGAGCGATCTGATATCGAGGTTCGAGAGCGAAAGGCTCTGGCTGGCTGCTCCCGCTGGCTCCGAGTTTGCGTCCGCCGGCAGCGCCGCGTCCCTCTTGCCTTTTGCTCCGGCGTTCccccgatcgcgatcgcgtctCCCCCCGGCGGTGGTTCGCGGCCGCAGCCCCGGATCCAGCGCGTTCTCGTCGATCCTTTAACGCGACGAAATCGTTCGATCTCCGGTGCGTCGGGCCCCCGTGGTATCCCGTGAATATGAAGAAAGACGATGGCGAAAGGAGATCGATCATTAGCGGCCAGCCCGTTTGTCTCCTCGGCCCGCAGGGAAAAGGGCGCAAAAAGACAACGCGGCGGATCGCGCGGTGCGTTGAAATTcgtcgatcggccgatcgacgcGAGGCGCGTTTATAAGCGGCAGTCGCCGGTATCGGGGCAGAAGTTGCGTTCGCGGCGGAGAAAAGGTAAAAGAGCGTGGCGTCGGGGTCGGGGAATGTTCGAGGCGGAGAGGAGCAGCAGGTAATATAAATCACTTCGAATCAATTAGACACGAGGGATCGCGAGCCGATGATCTTGCAGTGCCGGGCTGCCAGGTGCACGGACCGCGGCCATCGTCTCGGGTCGCCCCGACGGCTCAGCCAATTATCAGCATTCCGGGGCATTATCCTCGGAGCGAGAGTTACGCCGTGTTTAATTGCGAGcgttcttcttcttccccttcTTCTCCCCTTTCTTCTCACCCCTCGGCCCGTCTCCTTCCCCCGCCGGTTCTTGCGTCGACTCTGATTTTCGCGTTTACTCGCGAACCGAGGCTGGCAACCCGCGCACCGCCGGGCGAACGGGCGTCGATCGCGCGCACCCGTCTCCGATATTCGTCGCGAAACGATCGGACGATCTCCGTCGGTCCGATCGTCGATCTAGCGCGGCAACGGCGGACGGGCTTCGCCGAAAGGCACTCTCGGCGAGGCGACCGGTCGACGCACGGCTTAACGGGACGAACGGCGCGCGACTCTCGCCTGCGGATCTCCTTAAACGGCGGACGTTTCAAACTTATGTGCGAAGGGAATCCGGCGGCCGTCTCTGGAAGCGACGCAGCCTCCGACGCACGACGGCAGCCCGAAGAAGGCGGAACGTCCGATTCCGCGGGAGCCAAGGTATCACGTCGAAATTGCGGAATCGCGGAGGATCCGCGCGGCAAGAGGATCCGGTTGATTTATGGAATTTTCGCGCGCAGGCCCGGCCTCGGGGACTCCGTCGTAAATCGCCCGGTGATTAATCGGTCCGCGGGATTATGTAAGCGTGTAATTTGCGACGACGCGGTGCGTCGTGCCGCCATTGTAGGAATTATGTCGCCGGTCCGGCCGATCGACGCGGCCAGATACCATCGATCGGTCTCGCCGAGTGATTTGTTTGGCCGGCTCGCGATTTATCGCGGTGGATGCGCCGATTCGTGCGCAATAGATCGCCGCtcggccggccgaccggccgagCGGCCGGTGCGGTGGATCGATCGACTCGCGTTCGTAAATCGGCTCGGTCGTTTCGCGTCGACCCTTTTTGAAACGGATCGAATCGCGCTCTGGACCGGATGCCGTGTTGCCCGGCCGTTTCATCGACTCCGCTCTAATTGCGAATAGATCCGGTGGTCCGCAGGTTATTGGTAggggaacgaacgaacgcgcgcgcagggggggagggagggaggacGAGAAGGAAGATCGCGTCGACCGAGGACAACGCCGGAGATAAATTGCGGGCCGCGGCTCGCGCGAACAAAGAGGGGAATATCGAGCGAGCGAGGGAGAGAGGCCGCGTGATACGCGTTTAGTTAACCCCCGTGTATAGCGGATAGTACGAGAGAAACCTCTCCAATAAATACAGCGAGAACGGACGCATGAATGCCGGCAAAAATCGCCCAATGACCAATTGCGGCAACGGCCACTCGCCTTTTCTCGAGATTCCGCGGGATTTTTGAGCGGCGCGGTATCACCGCTGGATTCTCTTCTCTCGCAGGAATTTCTCCGCGGTCCCTACCCTCTCTcgcacacactctctctctctctctctctctctctcgctctctccgttTCTCTACCTTCACCCTGCTCGGCGGCCCAGAAGGAGCCTGGACTCGAAGATACCGCGGTAATTACGGCGAGTCCTCTCTCTATCCGTTCCGTTcctctccgttcctcttttCCCGGGCGACGTGGGCGCATCTGGGCCGAACGCCGCGCGATTCGAGCCGAGAATTCGCGGGGAAAACGCGTTTCGAGGAGGCCGGAGGCGCACGAGATACGAGGCGGAGCTGCTGGAACACACTGTGGGGGAGGCGAGGGGGAGAGAGATCGCAGACCGCTGGAACGGAGAACGCAAAAGATATGGAAGTTCTCGTTTTCTCTCCCTCCCGGTGTTCCTCTTCCTCCCGGCGTTCCCTTCGGCGACTCGTGAAATCGAGCGAGCATTCAAATGTCACCGGCGAACGGGCAGAGTCTAACAGAATAACAGATCTGTCCCGGCATTCcgctctcctctttctctcgctctatCCCGCTCGCGCTCCCCATCCTTTCACCCTTTCTCCGATTCCTCCGATGGAAGTTAAAGCCACGGTAGCCGAGATACAATAAACGTACGGGACATTAAACTGTTTGCTATTGTCAATCCTTTGTGGGGGGATACCGGCTGCGCGCATCTCCGCGGTGCATCGGAGCACCGCCGGGTACAGTCGCCGGGGAAAGTATCCTTTCCACGGGTTCCAGGTTCCACGTGCAGGCTTCGCGATCGTGATCGTCCAGCGAATCGAATTACTGCGGCGAGCCCGACTCAACTAGCAATGGCTAACCTACGGCCGTGATTATCAGAGGAAAATCAGGTGGCGAACTGAACCCTGGAAaactgaattaaccctttgcagacgaagattctttgaaatgaatgaaatcttcaacagatgaagctaaattatacattaattgcttaaataatagcaaaaacagaagctacatgctaatctcttgctgttcgagcgattaaatcattcgcctgcgacttagtcttccgaatctgaacgtttcatctcgccgaaatgtcgacattcgtcaaagggttaaaagtctCTTTCGCCATCTGTATATCTATAAACACACCATTAATCTTCTAATTCCAGATCACCTGTTAATCTAACTACATACTACTTGTAACACACGTAACATCTTAACTGAGCTAACGAACAAATTAACATCCATAAAACGTCTCCTCCCTCAAACTACGATAATCGCGTCTCGTCAAATTTCGCCAAGACAGCGCAACTCGACCGACAGTTTCACATTGTACTCTTTGACTTGCGCAATTCTGTTTCGTGAAAGCCTCGGCGCCGCaggtaagacgcacggaaatagTCCGGCACCGAACGCGTTAACGGTACGCGTTATCTGGCCACACGCCTAGCGCCGTCTCGAATCGGGGAACGCGCACACCGGCGCGTAACGCGACCGTGGACGCGCGGACAATGGAGAAGCGTTAGAAGACGTTGAAAAGGTGGAAAGGCACGGCTGCGAGGTACGGCCGAAAAGGCTACGGTCCCCGCCGACGGTGGACACCGGGGCCCAGTTTAGTCACGGGCAATTTCCTCCGGCGGCCGAGGTGACGCGACTCGGCCGCTCGTTCCTCGCTGGAAGCGAGAGAAATTCGGGTTTCCCTTTTCAAGCGGAAGACACGCTTCCCCCATAATCGGCGCTCATAGCTCGCGTATTGTCGTTTCCTGCGGCGAGGGTGTCGACGGAGCGGCCGCCGCCTCGCCGCTGGAGAGTGCCACGGATAAATCGTCAAAAATTGCCTCGGACCCACCGGCGAGGCACGTCCCCACTCCTCGGCCGCACCGTGTCAATTGAGTTTCGCG
The window above is part of the Nomia melanderi isolate GNS246 chromosome 2, iyNomMela1, whole genome shotgun sequence genome. Proteins encoded here:
- the LOC116433949 gene encoding protein Wnt-6 isoform X1, whose translation is MTLRSERSTGFFYERPGSAGRGFHGASAQRTIGNQLVMDPMLICKKTRRLKGKMADICRKEPSLLKEIAKGVQVGTKECQYQFRNRRWNCTTIRRSLRKILLRDTRETGFVNAITAAGVTYAVTRACTMGHLVECSCDKMTSKGNRLGKFAPTADLEKSLPTEGDWEWGGCGDNVKFGFKKSREFMDAPYRKRSDIKTLVKLHNNDAGRLAVRDFMRTECKCHGLSGSCTVRTCWRKMPPFRDVGNRLKESFDGAAKVIPSNDGHSFITEGPTIKPPDRFDLIYSEDSPDFCKLNRKTGSLGTQGRRCNSTSQGVDGCELLCCGRGYDTRIVKEKINCECRFRWCCEVTCKSCLVKKTINTCR
- the LOC116433949 gene encoding protein Wnt-6 isoform X2, with the translated sequence MEMRLVLVAVCLLLVTPIAGSFWTIGNQLVMDPMLICKKTRRLKGKMADICRKEPSLLKEIAKGVQVGTKECQYQFRNRRWNCTTIRRSLRKILLRDTRETGFVNAITAAGVTYAVTRACTMGHLVECSCDKMTSKGNRLGKFAPTADLEKSLPTEGDWEWGGCGDNVKFGFKKSREFMDAPYRKRSDIKTLVKLHNNDAGRLAVRDFMRTECKCHGLSGSCTVRTCWRKMPPFRDVGNRLKESFDGAAKVIPSNDGHSFITEGPTIKPPDRFDLIYSEDSPDFCKLNRKTGSLGTQGRRCNSTSQGVDGCELLCCGRGYDTRIVKEKINCECRFRWCCEVTCKSCLVKKTINTCR